Proteins encoded within one genomic window of Kibdelosporangium phytohabitans:
- a CDS encoding pyridoxamine 5'-phosphate oxidase family protein — protein sequence MSDPIGRSKALLDGARYLTLATTGADGPWASTVNFVALRGPLRLVWYSLRSARHSRNIAAHPEISASIFMTGLPGFGLDGAQLTGVCVTVEDVTEEFHRRFYELVAPDEAVRAQLALPREEFAGDGPRRFYQLEVRRWWLLDIDRWLADKHDTRFEVSRAPELP from the coding sequence ATGTCCGATCCGATCGGCCGCAGCAAGGCGTTGCTCGACGGCGCCCGCTACCTCACGCTGGCGACTACCGGCGCTGACGGGCCGTGGGCGTCCACAGTGAACTTCGTCGCGTTGCGCGGGCCGCTGCGTCTCGTCTGGTACTCGTTGCGGTCGGCCCGGCACTCCCGCAACATCGCGGCGCACCCGGAGATCTCCGCCTCGATCTTCATGACCGGCCTGCCTGGTTTCGGTCTCGACGGCGCGCAACTGACGGGCGTCTGCGTCACGGTGGAGGACGTCACAGAAGAGTTCCACCGGCGTTTCTACGAGCTGGTCGCTCCGGACGAGGCCGTCCGCGCCCAATTGGCGCTGCCGCGAGAGGAGTTCGCCGGGGACGGCCCTCGCCGCTTCTACCAGCTGGAGGTCCGGCGGTGGTGGCTGTTGGACATCGACCGGTGGTTGGCGGACAAGCACGACACCCGGTTCGAGGTGTCACGCGCGCCGGAACTGCCGTGA
- a CDS encoding PadR family transcriptional regulator, translating into MKRTVSNPLGLAVLGLLVEAPMHPHAMAAALRDRGMDRVFKVTTGSLYDVVRALERAGWIEARETVRVGARPERTIYQHTAQGYREFVRWVDELVRVPAAEYPKFLSAVTYVGVLGPDGATEALRERADRVRALLDEIRTGHRAVLESGQVPRLFVVEAEYAVRMYEAELGWLEEIVDDIEAGRLAWPESEGEN; encoded by the coding sequence TTGAAACGGACGGTGTCCAACCCGCTGGGGTTGGCCGTGCTCGGGTTGCTGGTGGAAGCACCGATGCATCCCCATGCCATGGCCGCGGCCCTGCGGGACCGTGGCATGGACCGGGTTTTCAAGGTGACCACCGGGTCGTTGTACGACGTGGTCCGGGCGCTGGAACGAGCTGGATGGATCGAGGCACGGGAGACCGTCCGGGTCGGCGCGCGCCCGGAGCGGACCATCTACCAGCACACCGCGCAGGGCTACCGGGAGTTCGTGCGCTGGGTGGACGAACTGGTTCGGGTCCCGGCCGCCGAGTACCCGAAGTTCCTGTCCGCGGTGACCTACGTGGGCGTGCTCGGTCCGGATGGGGCCACGGAGGCGCTGCGGGAGCGGGCTGATCGGGTTCGCGCATTGCTCGACGAGATCAGGACCGGTCACCGTGCGGTGCTGGAGTCCGGACAGGTGCCGCGGCTGTTCGTGGTGGAGGCCGAATACGCGGTGCGGATGTACGAGGCCGAACTCGGCTGGCTCGAGGAGATCGTCGACGACATCGAGGCCGGCCGGCTGGCCTGGCCGGAATCCGAAGGGGAGAACTGA
- a CDS encoding FAD-dependent monooxygenase: MTVMVAGAGPAGLMLAGELALAGVAVTVVDRLPQRSPYCRGFTLNARSLELLDRRGILDRFLAAGPTVPYSMFADPRRPLDLTAMDTDHPYVLGIAQTTVEQLLEERLAELGVVVRWGHEVNDFTQADDGVTVRVNGEPERVDYLVGCDGSRSTVRKLAEIGFPGTEATRFGLLADVALADPGELSFGMHGSVFVIPRPGYVRIVLEEPAPPGDRDQPVGLDYFQQVLREALGRRVELREPRWLTRFSDAARQAERYVAGRVILAGDAAHIHPPAGAVGVNVALADAVNLGWKLAATVLGRAPDGLLDSYHEERHPAGAQVLRTTRAQATLGRKDPDLDPLRDLFGELTDLAPVNKHIAELMTGISTRYDPKIPGDHPWLGRLTPNLKLTTDQEQTCVAELLHPARPVLLELGDRALPGGVRAHCPEHPDLEGVLIRPDGHTAWISTTTDPQPEDTLHAAMATWFSPRR; this comes from the coding sequence ATGACGGTCATGGTGGCGGGGGCGGGCCCGGCCGGGCTGATGCTGGCCGGCGAGCTCGCGCTCGCCGGAGTCGCGGTGACGGTGGTGGACCGGTTGCCGCAACGATCGCCGTACTGCCGGGGTTTCACCCTCAACGCGCGCAGCCTGGAGCTGCTGGACCGGCGTGGCATCCTCGACCGGTTCCTCGCGGCGGGACCGACGGTGCCGTACAGCATGTTCGCCGATCCACGCCGCCCGCTGGACCTGACCGCGATGGACACCGATCACCCCTACGTGCTGGGGATCGCGCAGACCACGGTCGAGCAATTGCTCGAAGAACGACTGGCCGAGCTGGGTGTGGTGGTGCGCTGGGGACACGAGGTCAACGACTTCACGCAGGCAGACGACGGGGTGACCGTGCGGGTCAACGGCGAGCCCGAGCGAGTCGATTACCTCGTCGGTTGCGACGGCAGCCGCAGCACCGTCCGCAAACTCGCCGAGATCGGCTTCCCCGGTACGGAAGCGACCCGGTTCGGCCTGCTCGCGGACGTGGCGCTGGCCGATCCCGGCGAACTGTCGTTCGGCATGCACGGCTCGGTGTTCGTGATCCCGCGGCCCGGGTACGTCCGCATCGTGCTCGAAGAGCCGGCCCCGCCCGGTGATCGCGACCAGCCGGTGGGACTCGACTACTTCCAACAAGTTCTCCGCGAGGCCCTCGGGCGTCGGGTCGAGCTGCGCGAACCGCGCTGGCTCACCAGGTTCTCCGACGCGGCGCGCCAGGCCGAGCGCTACGTCGCGGGCCGGGTCATCCTCGCCGGCGATGCCGCGCACATCCATCCGCCCGCGGGAGCGGTGGGGGTGAACGTGGCGTTGGCGGACGCGGTGAACCTCGGCTGGAAGCTCGCGGCGACCGTGCTCGGGCGCGCACCGGACGGTTTGCTGGACAGCTACCACGAGGAGCGTCACCCGGCCGGAGCCCAAGTGCTGCGAACAACCCGTGCGCAGGCAACGCTCGGCCGCAAGGACCCCGATCTCGATCCGCTGCGGGACCTGTTCGGTGAGCTCACCGACCTCGCGCCGGTCAACAAGCACATCGCCGAGCTGATGACCGGGATAAGCACCCGGTACGACCCGAAGATCCCCGGCGATCACCCGTGGCTGGGCCGGCTCACCCCGAACCTGAAACTGACCACGGACCAGGAGCAGACCTGCGTCGCCGAACTGTTGCACCCGGCCCGTCCGGTTCTGCTGGAACTCGGTGACCGTGCCCTGCCGGGCGGAGTTCGGGCACACTGCCCCGAACATCCCGACCTCGAAGGGGTGCTGATCCGCCCAGACGGCCACACCGCCTGGATCTCCACCACGACCGATCCGCAGCCGGAGGACACCCTGCACGCCGCCATGGCCACCTGGTTCTCACCGCGTCGCTAG